One stretch of Roseimicrobium sp. ORNL1 DNA includes these proteins:
- a CDS encoding response regulator transcription factor, which yields MPVTIAMIEDDAPFAEALQRYFTLSKEVDCLQHHRTAEAALEALRREAPHVLLVDINLPGMSGIEFVGHIKDLHPQVLCLMLTMYEESGLIFDALKAGASGYLLKRTPPKEVVAAIMEAHSGGSPMSPEIARRVVSFFHQKQVVTTPEIPPASADIATLAPREVEVLDLLSKGYLYKEIGDQLGISTHTVNTHIRRIYEKLHVQSRGQAVAKYRGLAEQG from the coding sequence GTGCCTGTCACCATCGCCATGATCGAAGACGATGCGCCCTTCGCGGAGGCGCTTCAGCGCTACTTCACGCTGTCGAAGGAGGTGGATTGCCTCCAGCACCATCGCACTGCTGAAGCCGCGCTGGAGGCATTGCGCAGGGAGGCGCCACACGTCCTGCTGGTGGACATCAACCTCCCAGGCATGAGCGGCATCGAGTTCGTGGGGCACATCAAAGACCTTCATCCGCAGGTGCTCTGCCTCATGCTCACCATGTATGAAGAGAGCGGGCTCATCTTTGACGCGCTGAAGGCCGGAGCCTCCGGTTACCTGCTCAAGCGGACGCCGCCCAAGGAGGTCGTCGCCGCCATCATGGAAGCGCACAGCGGAGGTTCACCCATGTCACCGGAGATCGCCCGGCGGGTGGTGAGCTTTTTTCACCAGAAGCAGGTCGTGACCACGCCGGAGATACCACCGGCGAGCGCTGACATTGCCACGCTCGCACCGCGCGAAGTCGAGGTGCTTGATCTGCTTTCCAAAGGCTACCTCTACAAGGAGATCGGCGACCAACTCGGCATCTCCACGCACACCGTGAACACCCACATCCGACGCATCTACGAAAAGCTGCACGTGCAGTCACGCGGCCAGGCCGTGGCGAAGTATCGCGGGCTTGCGGAGCAGGGATAG
- a CDS encoding DUF47 family protein, giving the protein MFSLFKKDDTFYNLLEASAAEARSCALLLKDVIPHLGGDTSSQLDAIRQSRRKHKKLTQNITEELCKTFITPLDREDIESLNSALNKVPKTVEKIAERLSVCPVKFTNDIMSKQISLLEQATGEVVSMVGLLRKKAGIDQIQDMQDRLQHIEGDGDKMLMDLLRQLYNGKVDPIEVIILKDLYELLERSIDRCRDAGNVVFQVVLKYS; this is encoded by the coding sequence ATGTTCAGCCTCTTCAAGAAAGACGACACCTTCTACAATCTGCTGGAGGCGAGTGCCGCGGAGGCCCGCAGTTGCGCCCTGCTGCTCAAGGACGTCATTCCGCACCTTGGAGGAGATACCAGCTCGCAGCTCGATGCCATCCGCCAGAGTCGGCGCAAGCACAAGAAGCTGACGCAGAACATCACCGAGGAACTGTGCAAGACCTTCATCACCCCGCTGGATCGTGAGGACATCGAGTCCCTGAACAGCGCGCTGAACAAGGTCCCCAAGACGGTGGAGAAAATCGCCGAGCGTCTCTCCGTTTGCCCGGTGAAGTTCACGAACGACATCATGTCCAAGCAGATCTCCCTCTTGGAGCAGGCCACCGGCGAGGTCGTCAGCATGGTGGGTCTCCTGCGCAAGAAGGCGGGTATTGACCAGATCCAGGACATGCAGGACCGCCTGCAGCACATCGAAGGGGACGGTGACAAGATGCTGATGGATCTGCTCCGGCAGCTCTACAACGGCAAGGTGGACCCCATCGAAGTCATCATCCTCAAGGACCTCTACGAACTGCTCGAGCGTTCCATTGACCGCTGTCGTGATGCCGGGAATGTCGTCTTCCAGGTCGTGTTGAAATACTCCTAG
- a CDS encoding inorganic phosphate transporter: protein MLTLFICVFITALAFEFINGFHDTANAIATVVSTKVLTPRQAILLAACTNLIGALTGTAVAKTVSGGFVDSSIVTLPTVLAALIGAILWNLFTWWLGLPSSSSHALVGGLCGSAIATTGGWSALIWHEGSNGLWPKLIKPMILSPMIGFFLGGLIMWILMVLLKRRSPSTVNRIFGRLQIVSAAFMGFSHGGNDAQKTMGILALAMFTATSSGAFEGLPESFAFLKMHSLGKDSPIPIWVVILCAITMFAGTAAGGWRIIKTMGHKMVKLMPVHGFAAETTAAIIIETASKLGIPLSTTHVISTSIMGVGATHRFSAVKWGIVGRIVWAWVLTLPITGFLGYWMVKLLHLFGA from the coding sequence ATGCTCACGCTGTTCATCTGCGTCTTCATCACGGCGCTGGCTTTTGAGTTCATCAATGGATTTCACGACACGGCGAACGCCATCGCCACCGTGGTCTCCACCAAGGTGCTCACTCCGCGGCAGGCCATCCTGCTTGCCGCCTGTACCAATCTGATTGGTGCACTCACTGGCACCGCAGTGGCCAAGACCGTGAGCGGTGGCTTTGTGGATTCCAGCATTGTCACGCTTCCCACGGTGCTCGCGGCGTTGATTGGCGCCATCCTGTGGAATCTGTTCACGTGGTGGCTGGGTCTGCCTTCCAGCTCCAGCCACGCTCTGGTGGGTGGCCTTTGCGGCTCCGCCATTGCCACCACGGGTGGATGGTCCGCTCTCATCTGGCATGAGGGGAGCAACGGCCTGTGGCCGAAGCTCATCAAGCCCATGATCCTTTCGCCCATGATTGGTTTCTTCCTGGGCGGCCTCATCATGTGGATTCTCATGGTGCTCCTGAAAAGGCGCAGCCCCAGCACCGTGAATAGGATCTTTGGGCGCCTGCAGATCGTGAGTGCGGCCTTCATGGGATTCAGCCACGGTGGCAACGATGCGCAGAAGACCATGGGCATTCTCGCGCTGGCCATGTTCACCGCGACCAGCAGCGGTGCTTTTGAGGGCCTGCCAGAAAGTTTCGCCTTCCTCAAGATGCATAGCCTTGGCAAGGACTCGCCCATTCCCATCTGGGTGGTCATCCTCTGTGCCATCACCATGTTTGCCGGCACCGCCGCGGGTGGCTGGCGCATCATCAAGACCATGGGGCACAAGATGGTGAAGCTCATGCCTGTTCATGGCTTTGCTGCAGAGACCACCGCCGCCATCATCATCGAGACGGCTAGCAAGCTCGGCATTCCTCTTTCCACCACACACGTCATCAGCACCAGCATCATGGGTGTGGGCGCCACGCATCGCTTCAGTGCCGTGAAGTGGGGCATCGTCGGCCGCATTGTGTGGGCCTGGGTGCTCACTTTGCCCATCACCGGATTCCTCGGCTACTGGATGGTGAAGCTGCTGCATCTGTTCGGCGCGTAA